The following proteins are encoded in a genomic region of Cellulomonas sp. ES6:
- a CDS encoding ABC transporter permease has product MTGSGALRFLARRVLHSAVVLLGVMVVVFALVHLVPGDPVRIALGTRYTEESYQALRAASGLDRPLLEQFVSYVGHALTGDLGVSFRSGEPVTTTLLQRLPATVSLAVVGLLVALAISLPAGIWSGLHEGRLSDAVVRVTSQAGVSVPDFWLGQMLILVVAMTLGLLPTSGYVALSQDPAGWARHVLLPGLTVGLVAAAIMTRYIRTAVLEVAHAGHVRTARSKGLPPRVVTGRHVVRNAMIPILTITGIQLATILGGVIVVEVVFAWPGLGRLVFDAVAARDYALVQGAVLLIAVLFLVVNLVVDVLYSVVDPRIRLS; this is encoded by the coding sequence GTGACGGGGTCGGGCGCGCTCCGGTTCCTGGCGCGCCGGGTGCTGCACTCGGCCGTCGTGCTGCTCGGCGTGATGGTCGTGGTGTTCGCCCTGGTGCACCTGGTGCCGGGCGACCCCGTGCGCATCGCGCTCGGCACGCGCTACACCGAGGAGTCGTACCAGGCGCTGCGGGCGGCCAGCGGTCTCGACCGGCCGCTGCTCGAGCAGTTCGTCTCGTACGTCGGCCACGCGCTCACCGGCGACCTCGGCGTGAGCTTCCGGTCGGGCGAGCCCGTGACGACCACGCTGCTGCAGCGGCTGCCCGCCACGGTGTCCCTCGCCGTCGTCGGGCTGCTCGTCGCCCTGGCGATCTCCCTGCCCGCGGGCATCTGGTCGGGGCTGCACGAGGGGCGGCTGTCCGACGCCGTCGTGCGGGTGACCAGCCAGGCGGGCGTCTCGGTCCCGGACTTCTGGCTCGGCCAGATGCTCATCCTGGTGGTCGCGATGACGCTCGGGCTGCTGCCGACGTCCGGGTACGTGGCGCTGTCGCAGGACCCCGCCGGGTGGGCGCGGCACGTGCTGCTGCCCGGGCTGACGGTGGGCCTGGTGGCCGCCGCCATCATGACCCGCTACATCCGCACCGCCGTGCTGGAGGTCGCGCACGCGGGCCACGTCCGCACCGCGCGGTCCAAGGGCCTGCCCCCGCGGGTCGTCACCGGCCGGCACGTCGTGCGCAACGCGATGATCCCCATCCTCACGATCACCGGCATCCAGCTCGCGACGATCCTCGGCGGCGTCATCGTCGTCGAGGTCGTGTTCGCCTGGCCCGGGCTGGGGCGCCTGGTGTTCGACGCGGTCGCCGCGCGCGACTACGCGCTGGTGCAGGGCGCGGTGCTGCTGATCGCGGTGCTGTTCCTGGTGGTGAACCTGGTGGTGGACGTCCTGTACTCCGTCGTCGACCCGAGGATCCGGCTCTCATGA
- a CDS encoding DUF1028 domain-containing protein, with amino-acid sequence MTYTILVAQPGLLGAATASRSLAAGNAVLAVAPHAGVTVSQAWTNRRLRGLLLGALADGESPAAAVARVPDWDEEPELRQVAALTPDGRGAHRTGASCTAWAGGLVAPGVVVVGNLLTGPEVLDAMLAAWTSGTGVPAQAPALEPELAEALTETFDAPVVSPVDPALALAHRLAAALRAGEAAGGDRRGRQSAALQVARTTSERIWPPQLAVDLRVDDGERPVDELERLLALPGASSPAA; translated from the coding sequence CTGACCTACACGATCCTCGTCGCCCAGCCCGGCCTGCTCGGGGCCGCGACCGCGAGCCGCTCGCTGGCCGCGGGCAACGCCGTGCTCGCCGTCGCCCCCCACGCCGGCGTCACGGTCAGCCAGGCGTGGACCAACCGCCGGCTGCGCGGCCTGCTGCTCGGCGCGCTCGCCGACGGGGAGTCCCCCGCCGCCGCCGTCGCCCGGGTGCCGGACTGGGACGAGGAGCCCGAGCTGCGCCAGGTCGCCGCCCTGACCCCCGACGGCCGCGGCGCCCACCGCACCGGCGCGTCCTGCACGGCCTGGGCGGGCGGGCTCGTGGCGCCCGGCGTCGTCGTGGTCGGCAACCTGCTCACCGGGCCCGAGGTGCTCGACGCGATGCTCGCTGCCTGGACCTCCGGCACCGGCGTGCCCGCCCAGGCGCCCGCGCTCGAGCCCGAGCTCGCCGAGGCGCTCACCGAGACGTTCGACGCGCCCGTGGTGTCGCCCGTCGACCCCGCCCTCGCGCTCGCGCACCGCCTGGCCGCCGCGCTGCGGGCCGGGGAGGCCGCGGGCGGCGACCGGCGCGGACGCCAGAGCGCCGCGCTGCAGGTGGCGCGCACCACGTCCGAGCGGATCTGGCCCCCGCAGCTCGCCGTCGACCTGCGGGTGGACGACGGCGAGCGGCCCGTCGACGAGCTGGAGCGGCTGCTCGCGCTGCCCGGGGCGTCGTCGCCGGCCGCGTGA
- a CDS encoding ABC transporter substrate-binding protein — MRRPPARRALTAGVAGAAAGMLLLSACSAGESVDLDGADGDATGASDLPVLRAAIAGEPDQLDPQSTSSYFAFQVLENVFDTLVEPDENLEMQPALAESWEVSDDQLTWTFHLRDGVTFHDGSDFTAEDVVYSYDRIVDEELSNAWKFAAVADVAAVDDLTVDITVSQPTPNLLSNLGGFKGMAIVEQGNVESGDITTAPIGTGPFSLASYSPGESIDLVANPDYWGGAPGIGGVHYTFVSEGSTAIAALQNGEIDWTDSIPAQQLEQLRGTEGVEVGTSPSNDYWYLALNEANAPWDSVAARQAVAYAIDRESILQAVSYGTAEENQLAIPEDSVWYTEYDEYDLDLDRARELLAEAGVTTPLTLDFLATSDYPETVTAAQIIASNLEPLGITVDIRTVDFATWLDEQNTGSFDLLMMGWLGNIDPDDFYYAQHHSDGGSNAQGYSNPEVDALLDAGRVETDDDARQELYAQAATTIADEASYIYLYNPSVVQAWSTDLQDYTARSDRAIRFRDVTLAGS, encoded by the coding sequence ATGCGACGACCTCCCGCCCGCAGGGCCCTCACCGCCGGCGTCGCCGGCGCCGCCGCCGGGATGCTGCTGCTCTCCGCCTGCTCCGCGGGCGAGTCCGTCGATCTCGACGGCGCGGACGGCGACGCCACCGGGGCGTCCGACCTGCCGGTGCTCCGGGCCGCGATCGCCGGCGAGCCGGACCAGCTCGACCCGCAGTCGACGTCCTCCTACTTCGCGTTCCAGGTGCTCGAGAACGTGTTCGACACGCTCGTCGAGCCGGACGAGAACCTCGAGATGCAGCCGGCGCTCGCGGAGTCCTGGGAGGTCAGCGACGACCAGCTCACCTGGACGTTCCACCTGCGCGACGGCGTGACGTTCCACGACGGCAGCGACTTCACCGCCGAGGACGTCGTGTACTCCTACGACCGGATCGTCGACGAGGAGCTGTCGAACGCCTGGAAGTTCGCGGCCGTGGCCGACGTCGCGGCCGTGGACGACCTCACCGTCGACATCACGGTGTCGCAGCCGACGCCGAACCTGCTGTCCAACCTGGGCGGGTTCAAGGGCATGGCGATCGTCGAGCAGGGGAACGTCGAGTCGGGCGACATCACGACGGCCCCGATCGGGACCGGGCCGTTCTCGCTCGCGTCGTACTCGCCGGGGGAGTCGATCGACCTCGTGGCGAACCCCGACTACTGGGGCGGGGCGCCCGGCATCGGCGGCGTGCACTACACGTTCGTCTCCGAGGGCAGCACCGCGATCGCCGCGCTCCAGAACGGCGAGATCGACTGGACGGACTCCATCCCGGCGCAGCAGCTCGAGCAGCTCCGGGGCACCGAGGGCGTCGAGGTCGGCACGTCGCCGTCGAACGACTACTGGTACCTCGCCCTGAACGAGGCGAACGCCCCGTGGGACAGCGTCGCCGCGCGGCAGGCCGTCGCGTACGCGATCGACCGCGAGTCGATCCTCCAGGCCGTGTCCTACGGCACCGCGGAGGAGAACCAGCTCGCGATCCCCGAGGACTCGGTCTGGTACACGGAGTACGACGAGTACGACCTGGACCTCGACCGGGCGCGCGAGCTGCTCGCCGAGGCCGGCGTCACCACGCCGCTGACGCTCGACTTCCTGGCGACGTCCGACTACCCGGAGACCGTCACGGCGGCGCAGATCATCGCGAGCAACCTCGAGCCGCTCGGCATCACGGTCGACATCCGCACGGTGGACTTCGCCACGTGGCTCGACGAGCAGAACACCGGCAGCTTCGACCTGCTGATGATGGGCTGGCTCGGCAACATCGACCCGGACGACTTCTACTACGCCCAGCACCACAGCGACGGCGGGTCCAACGCCCAGGGCTACTCCAACCCCGAGGTGGACGCGCTGCTGGACGCGGGCCGCGTCGAGACCGACGACGACGCGCGCCAGGAGCTGTACGCGCAGGCGGCGACGACCATCGCGGACGAGGCCAGCTACATCTACCTCTACAACCCGTCGGTCGTGCAGGCGTGGAGCACGGACCTGCAGGACTACACGGCGCGGTCCGACCGGGCGATCCGGTTCCGGGACGTGACCCTGGCGGGCTCGTGA